The Stieleria maiorica genome includes the window AATCCTTCCGGTCCCAGCAGCCACTTGTGACCGTCGGCGGCCAGGAAATCGATGTCGACCGTTCGCAGATCCAGGTCAAAAATACCCAGCCCTTGGATCGCGTCGACGAAGACCAAAAGTCCCGCTTCGTGGGCCCGCCGGACGATCGTTTCCAGATCGGCCCGAAACCCGCTGGCATAGCCCACCCAGGAAAGCGCGATCAGGCGGGTCGAATCATCGACGTGGGCGAACAAGTCGTCGACCTCCACCCGACCGTCGCGTCGCGGCACGACACGGACCGTCACACCGCGGTCGGCCTGGTTCTGCCAGGGGTACAGATTGCTGGGAAATTCGCCTTCGGGAATCACCACCGTGTCACCGCTGCGCCACGGGAACCCTTCGGCGACCAGATTGATTCCAGCCGAGGTGTTGGGGACGAAGCAGACTTCGTCGGGTTCGGCATGCAGCAGTTCGGCGAAACCGTGACGTAGCGATTCCACCTGCCCCGCCCAACTGGGCCAAACCGTGTCGCCCTCGCGTTCTGCCTGGTCGGCGTAGTTTCGCAGTGCCGCGGCGGCTGGCATCGACAGAGGCCC containing:
- a CDS encoding aminotransferase class V-fold PLP-dependent enzyme, translating into MPITEKWAYLDHAAVGPLSMPAAAALRNYADQAEREGDTVWPSWAGQVESLRHGFAELLHAEPDEVCFVPNTSAGINLVAEGFPWRSGDTVVIPEGEFPSNLYPWQNQADRGVTVRVVPRRDGRVEVDDLFAHVDDSTRLIALSWVGYASGFRADLETIVRRAHEAGLLVFVDAIQGLGIFDLDLRTVDIDFLAADGHKWLLGPEGFGVAVIRRRHLDRLRCRSVGWNSVRNPFNYAQPKLELRHSAARFEPGSANMSAAAALGASVDLFRAVGRVHGPDAIGDRVVSLATELDDRLRAIGIESQIPKQPQHRSGIVTFSVPGQDPAAVRNRALEQGCVVSCRGGGIRAGIHAYNDSSDLERLVSAVAS